ATTCAATTCATGAAAGGATTGCCTAATACGTCGTTTAATATGATTACGTACGACAGCGTTTCCAATTTTTTTACTCACAGAAAGCCCAATTCGAAAATGCGCCAAATCTTCCCTTTTAAATATGTAGACGACAAACTGACGATTCGCGAATGATTTTCCTTTTTTAAATACACGTTGAAACTCATCATCTTTTTTAATACGATATGCTTTTTTCATAAAA
The sequence above is drawn from the Listeria weihenstephanensis genome and encodes:
- the rnpA gene encoding ribonuclease P protein component: MKKAYRIKKDDEFQRVFKKGKSFANRQFVVYIFKREDLAHFRIGLSVSKKIGNAVVRNHIKRRIRQSFHELNEQIVQGYDYIIIARKPAANMDFHEIKKSLTHVLKLSKALKQGQRK